ACGGCGAAAAGGAAGTCCTGTACTTCAAGGACTTCGCCAGCGGAGCTTTGATCGAAGGCATCGTCTCGCGCGCCAAAAAGTTTGCCGTGAAGCGCGTGATCGCGCAAGAAGGCACCGGCCTGCGCTCGGACGACTTGATCCGCGCCATCCGTGAGGAGTTCAAGGAACACGAAGATCTCCCCAATACGACCAATCCGGACGATTGGGCAAAAGTCGCCGGAAAGAAGGGCGAGAAAATCATCCATCTCCGGACCATCAGCGGCGGACCTGCCGAACATCGGCAGATTGAAACCGTCAATACCGGTCACTATCTCTAGCAATCTTATGCCTGACCATACCTCCACGAATCGCTTGCGTGTGCTTGGCACTGAAACCGAGTTCGGCATCGCGGCAAAAGATCCGTCCGCGATGGACCCTGTGTCAGGCTCCTTCGCCGTCATCGGACAGTATCCAGGATTGCCGGCTCCGGCGGCGCTGTGGGATTACGAGCACGAAAATCCACTCGTGGATGCCCGAGGTTTTGAAGTCGAAGGCGAGCGAGAACGCCCCAATCCTGACTACAACCGGCAGTTGAACAAGGTGCTGGCGAACGGCGGACGGCTCTATGTCGATGGAGCTCATCCGGAATACTCGACGCCGGAGTGTTCAAATGCCCGGGAGGTGGTGGCATTCGAACGAGTCGGAGAACGTATTCTCGCCCAATGCCTTCAGGAATTGGCTCGGGTGAGAGGAAGCGAACAGTACATCCTCTACAAGAACAATTCCGACGGCAAGGGCAACAGTTACGGATACCATGAAAATTATTTGGTCTCGAGAGCCGTGCCGTTCGACCGGATCGTTCGGGTGCTGACGCCGTTTTTTGTCACACGACCGATCTTTGCCGGAGCCGGAAAAGTTGGGGCTGAAAATCAGACCAGCCCGGCGGAATATCAAATCTCGCAGCGCGCCGACTTTTTTGAATGTCTCATGGACCTCAATACGATGGTCAAACGGCCGATCGTCAATACGCGGGACGAACCGCATGCCGATGCGGCGAGGTTTCGGAGGCTCCATGTCATCACGGGCGATGCCAATATGGCGGAACTCTCCACCTATTTGAAGGTGGGAACGTTGGACATTGTCTTGGACTTGCTGGAATCAGGAGCCGATCTGCCACAGCTTGAACTGGACGAGCCGGTTCGCGTGTTCAAGCAGGTGTCGCGCGACCTGGAGGTGAAGGAAACCCTGAAACTTACCGGTGGAAGGCCCACCACGGCTCTTGCCGTCCAGCGGGCGTACCTGAGCGCCGCCAAGACTTTTTATGCCTCGCAGGCTCACAGCCCGACCACTCAGGATGTATTGCGTCGTTGGGAGGATGTCCTAAACCAGCTCGATCGCGATCCGCGGCTGTTGGTGAACGCATTGGATTGGGTCGCCAAGCGGCATATGATCGAGTCCTACATGGAGCGTAAAGGCGTCGGATGGGATGATCCCCGAATGAAGCTGATGGATCTCCAGTACCATGATGTTCGTCCGGACAAGGGATTGTTTTATACCCTGGAACGCAGCCGCCTCATCGAACGGATCGTTGAGGAAGAAGAGATTCAGCGCGCTGAATTGCACCCTCCGACCGGCACAAGGGCCTACTTCCGTGGGCGCTGTGTCAGTAAGTTTTCAAAGGCGCTGTATGGGGCCAGTTGGACCTCGGTGCTGTTCGACGTCGGCAATACGACGATCAAAAAAGTGCCGCTGATGGATCCTCATCGAGGGACGCAGGCATTGACGCAGGAGTTGCTGGACACAACCGATTCGGTCGATGCCCTGATCGAAAAGCTCAAGGTGTGACGAAATGGTGATTCTAAGAAACTACGGAAAAACCCAGTTCATGCCAAAAATACGGCCGGCAGTTTCATTCGAGGCTAATACCAGAATAACTTCAGTATGCTCAAAAGGGCTGCTGTTCTCACCCGCCCCGCCCCGGCGCGTCCGCTTCGCCCGCTCAGCGAGGCGAGCTCGCCTCACGCCTGCGTCGACGCTCGGCGCGGCGAAGCCGAGGGCAAAGACGCACCTCTCCGCAGGCAAGGCCGCTGAGCGACGCGACTTGCCTCACGAAGCTGCTTCGGCAAGGCGGGGAAGGCTGCAGGCGGACTTTTTCAGCATCCCGCTAAGACCACGATGAAGCTGCCCTATCTCCCCGACCACGACGGCTCCAGTTTTTTTGACTTCGTCTCGACACATCATCCCGAGTTGGCGTTACGAAGCCCCGGCATGGCGCCCGTTTCAGACCAGGTGCGCGCCGTGGGGCCGGTCGCTGTGCCTTCCGCCACGACCGTGCTGGCGCTCAAGTATCAGCAAGGGGTTGTGATTGCCGGAGATCGCCGAGCCACGGAAGGGTTTCAGATCGCGGATCGTCGGATTGAAAAGGTCTTCAAGATCGACGGCTGGTCGGCCATGGCGATCGCGGGAGCGGCTGGTCCTTGCATCGAGATGGCCAAGCTATTTCAGACCGAATTGGAACATTACGAAAAACTGGAAGGCATGCCGCTCTCCTGTGAAGGAAAGGCCAATAAGCTGGGTCAGATGGTCAAGGCCAATCTTCCAATGGTGTTTCAAGGACTGGTCGTCATGCCATTGTACGTCGGATATGACGAGAACCGCGGCGAGGGCCGCATCTTCAAGTACGATATCACCGGCGGGAGGTATGAAGAGTCCGATTACCATGCGATCGGTTCCGGGGGGAAAGATGCGCGGAACACCATGCGTGAACATTTTCAACGGCAACTCTCCGAGGGGGACGCGATTAGATTGGCCTTGCTGGCGCTCTACAATGCTGCGGATGACGATGTGGGCACCGGCGGACCCGATCTCGTACGGGGCATTTATCCCACGGCGAAGGTCGTGACGGCTCAAGGCATCGCCGATGTATCCGACGACACCCTGCGTGCCGTGTGCAATGATGTGATGGCCGCACGCCGTTCACGGGAGACGTAATCATGCCGATGCCCTATTACGTGTCCCCTGAACAGATGATGCAGGATAAGGCGGAGTATGCCAAGAAGGGGATTGCCAAAGGTCGCTCGATCATCGTGATGGAGTATGTCGACGGCATTCTGTTGACGGCGGATAATCCGAGCGCCTCGCTGCACAAGGTATCGGAAATCTACGATAACATCGCGTTTGCGGGAGCGGGCAAGTATAGCGAGTTTGAGAACCTTCGAAAGGCGGGTATCCGTCACGCTGACCTCAAAGGGTTCATGTACAGCCGCGAAGACGTCACGGCCCGCTCTCTGGCGAACGGGTATTCTCAAAGCCTGGGGACGGTATTCAGTCAGGAAATGAAGCCGCTGGAGGTGGAGATTCTTGTGGTGCAGGCCGGTACCAACACTCACCCGAATGAAATCTACCGTATTTCGTTCGACGGCAGCATCATCGACGAGAAGAACTTTGCGGTGATCGGTGGAAAGTCTGAGGCGGTGCAAGCCATCTTGAAGGAAAAAAGTCCTAGTCAGGCACCGCCCTTGGACGCCGCGTTAAAGCTGTGCGTCATGGCATTGGAGCAGACAGCCAATCAAAAGCTGCAGCCGGAAGGGTTGGAAGTCGCGGTCTTGGACCGAACCCGTGCCGGTCGAAAGTTTCGCCGGTTATCGATCACCGACACTCGACCCATCCTCTCTCCCTGACCTCTGCTTTTCGTAGAGGCATCCTTGGTTGAAGATCCGCAAAGCGGCGTATACTCTGTCTAAAGGCCATTCATGATGTCTGGCGGTCCTATGAAGCAACGGATTTACGGGCTTGAGAACGAATACGGCCTCATTTTCTCCCCGAATGGCCGTATCTATCTTCCCATGGAAAAAGTCCTGGGGTACATCTTTGAAGGACTGATTCCGAACAGCTGGCCCTCGAACGCCTTCTTGGTCAACGGCGCGCGGTTCTATCAAGACACCGGCTGTCATCCCGAATACTCGACTCCGGAGTGCGACAATATCGTGGACCTCGTGGTCCACGATAAAGCGGGGGAGCGATTGTTGGAAGCCTGTTTGCCGGCTGCGGAGGAACGGCTTCGAGAGGAAGGGTTGTCCGGGGAAATCTATATTTTTAAGAACAACACGGATTCTCTGGGAAATACCTACGGCTGCCACGAGAACTTCCTCATGCGGCGTGACGTCGATTTTTGGAAAGTCACTGAACAATTGATTCCGTTTTTCGTGACGCGGCAGGTGTTCAGCGGGGCCGGAAAAGTATTAAAAGTATCCGGAAAGCCGCAGTATTTCATCTCGCAGCGCGCGCAACATATTCACGAGAAGACCTCCTCGTCGACGACGTCGTCGCGAAGCATCATCAATACCCGCGACGAGCCCCATTCGGACGCCGAACGCTATCGGCGCCTCCATATCATCGTCGGGGATTCCAACATGTCCGAGTACGCGACGTACCTCAAGGTGGGGACGGCTGCGCTCGTCTTGTCGATGATCGAAGATGGGTATACGGTGCATGGGTTGGAACTCGAGGATCCCGTCAAGGCGATCCGCGAGGTTTCGCGGGATCCGACGTTGAAGAAAAAGGTGAAACTCGACGACGGCCGGCAGATGACCGCCATTGAAATTCAACTGGCCTATCTCAAGCGGGCCAAGGAGTACCTGAATCAACAGGCGCACGAACCCATCCTCGACGATGTGTGGGGCAAATGGGAACGGATGCTTGAGCAGCTGGAGGAAGATCCGATGCAACTCGTCCATCAGGTCGATTGGGTCACGAAGAAACATTTGATCCAATCCTATGTGGACAAAAAGAATTGCGGGTGGGACGACCCAAGGGTGTTCCTCCTGGATTTGCAGTTCCATGACGTGAAGCGGACAAGAGGGTTGTATTATCTAATGGAGTCTCGCGGGCTCATCGAACGAGTCGTCGAGGAGGAGGCGGTCCAGCGCGCGATGTCCACCCCACCGCAAACGACCAGGGCCAAGGTCCGCGGGGATTTCATTCGATTCGCGCGGGCCAAGAACCGATCCTATACCGTCGATTGGACGTATCTGAAACTGAACGGGTATTGGGAAGAAACCATTCTCTGCATGGATCCCTTCAGCGCGGTGAATCGACGGGTCGAAGAATTGATTTCCCAAGTGTCCGGAGGAAAGTTCTACCGATGAAGTCGTCTTGGGATCTGCTACCTTCACGGCGCGCCCGCCCGGTTCAGTGCTTACTTGGGCTCGCTCTGTTGATCGCCGGTTGTCTCCCGGTCGATCTCTGTGCCGGATCTTTACCGGTCGGTCAAGGTGCTCATGGCCACTATACCGGCAAACAGGGCGACATTATCGTCGTCAAAGTCCCGGTTGATGATCCAGCCACCGGCGTACAGGGGAAATTCCTGGGACGCTCCATCAGCTTCTTCTCGGACATGCGACTCGACGAGCCGAAAGGATTTGTCGGATTGCTCGGGATTGATCTGCAGGACGAGCCTGGGACTCATGAACTGACCGTCGAACTGAAGACGGGCGAGCACAGTCGTACGCTGACCTACAGCGTATCGGTCGCCAAGGGAAGGTTTCATGTCGAGCATCTGACGCTGCCCAAAGACAAGGTCGATCTTGACGACAAGAGTGTGGTGCGTTGGAAAGCCGAGCAGGAGCAGGTGAAAACAGGACTGGCCGGCGATTCACCGACAAGGATATGGCAGCCTGGTTTCGTGGAGCCGGTGAACGGCAAGCGGACGGGGATCTTCGGCAGTGTCAGAGTCATGAACGGGCAGCCGCGGAATCCGCACAACGGAGAAGACATTGGAGCTCCGTTCGGAACCGATGTGCTGGCGACGAATGACGGGGTGGTGCGCCTCACCGTCGACCATATTTTCTCCGGGAAAGGTCTGTTTCTGGACCACGGCTTGGGGTTCTACTCGATGTATTTTCATCTATCCGAAGTGCTGGTCAAGGACGGCGATCAGGTGAAAGCCGGGCAGATCGTCGGGAAGGTGGGAGCGACGGGTCGCGCCACCGGTCCGCATCTCCATTGGGGGGTGAAACTCAACGGCGCGCGCGTGAATCCGTATGCGCTGCTGGATCTTCCATTCAAAGGCGCGGTACAGTCGGCAGCTCCAGTGTCCGTCACCCAACCTGCTTCCGGCGCGGGTTCGCCGGCTCCCTAGTTTCAATCGGGTTTAGTTCTCGCCCTTAGTAGGATTTCCGATTGACCTCGTTCCATCCCAAGCATACTCTTTGTCTGACTTCGAAATATGAGACCTCCGGCATGAGAATCTTCCTGTTCCTCTGCTCGGCGCTCTGTCTTCTGCTCGCCGCGCACCGGTTTTCCATTGCCGAGCCGTCCGGGCAGTACAAGGGAGCCTTATTCTTTCTCCTCATCGGCATCCAACTGCTGATCACCGCGGCGCTCATTTCCGACCATCGAGAAAGCCGGACGCCCAAGTCGCCAATGGCGACAGAAAAGGAAGACCGCGAAGAAGCCGAGCCAAGTGTTGATAAGACCTCAGTGGAACAAGAGAAGAAGTCTTGAGAGGATAGCGAGCTCCCTAGGCTTGCCGATTGATGTTTCAAAACTCGACGTTGCGCGGGGCCAAACAAACGTATCCGACCACTTAAAGTTAAGGCATGAAAGCAACATAAACGAGGGCACGACAAGGATGGCGATACATGTATAATCATGCAGGAGAATTCCTTTTCTGTTTCTCCTGGCCTGGGGCTCTCAGTCATATCTCATTTTTGTGCGTCCTCATTGTAGGATGCACCGTGGAGTCGGATTATTTGGCATTGGGATCTTTTGGGTTTGCCGCGTCGCCGATGAACATGATCGCTTGCTCATATCGGTCCAACGCGCGATTGCGATCGGCCAATATGTCCATAACCTGCTCTCCTACAATCCTGTGCACTGCAGAGACCGCATCTTTTATAGCTTGTGCCGAGGCATCGGGAGGATTTATTTCTTTAATGCGTGCCGAGAGCATCTTCTCAAGACGGGAAAGAGCGCGTACATCCTTGATGATGGCCTGACCTCGATCCTGGTCCGCTTTGTCTTTTAGTGCCGAAGCGGATTTATCCCATTCCAGAATTTCCGCTTCCAGGGCCTTATGTAAGGAAGTATAAAAACCGGAATCCTTTTTGATGCCGTCTACCGCATCCCATGCGGCAATGATGCTCGCTTGAAGTTCACTTTTTTTGTCCTTGGTATGCAGGCGTTCGAGCTTGGCCTGGATTTCGTTCGTATGGGTTGCATACGCGTCTTGATGCTTTTCCAACACTTTCTGCAAAGTTGGTGAATCTTTACTGTTTTCGGAATACTCCTCTGGGCTAGAAGCGTTCTGCAATTTTTTGGCGAGATCAATTGGTACCTTGGTCCCTAAACTGAACAGGGCAAGATTCTTGGCCGATTTCCAGATTTGTTCGGTATTGCCATAATATTGCTTCACATACCAATTGCCGACGTCGTCCTTGACCAGCGCCTGGTTGGTCAAGCCGGCTCCAGACACGCGCACGCGGTTGATGTTTTGCCAATACTGCTTATCCAAGTCGGACGTCAGTACTTGATCTTGTTTCACCGCAGGATTCAGAATATCCCGCAGCTCTGAAGAAAACGGAAGATTACGGAGTCCTTGTTTGAGCAACATGTTGTCCCATGCTAAATTGGGATCCTCTTGTAACGACGTCGAGGGGAAGCTGGTTCGCAGATAGGCGGAGGAAGGCCGGATATAGATCATGCCCGCTCGATGGCGATAAGCATTCTCGAGTGCTTCCGTCGCCTTCTTCTCCTCGGGAGAATCCTTCCCGAATCGCTCCAAGACCTCCATTTGTCGATGGCGCAGGAGGGCTATCACAGCATCCATGACTTCCCTCGGGCTTTTGTAGTCCTTAGGGTCCAGCGGCGGCATGGCAGGAGGAGGCATATAGGACGATAAGACCGTTTGAGCCGTCCGACTCGATTCGGTATGTTGTTTCTCTAACAGGGACCGTATCAACGAATATATGGTTTCCGGTGAGACAAAGTGGGTACTCTCGTTGGCTTTCTTAAAGCTATCAGCATCCTTGAGGACATCTGCCTGTACGGATGCAATCTCCGTCCTGGCGGTTTCTAATTGAGCGATTTTGTCAGGAAGTTTCGAGATCTGATCAGCCTCTGCGGTCAACGCCGCAATCTTTTCCTCAATGCTTCGAAGCTCCCCAGCGTGTGCATCCTGTTCATTTTTATAGTCTGCAATCTGCTTGCGTCGTTTGTCCTCCAATGACTGGATATGCGTGATGAACTCGTCCAATAGTGTGGATCGTTTCTCGGGTGTGGTGCCCTTGGGAGTCCTGTACTTCGTGAAGTCGTTTAAAGCGTCCTGAGATTTGACATAGCTGATCGCTGTATCAAATTTGTCACGTTTCTCGATCTCAGGCGAGGTAGTGAGATTACGAGCAGCGGTCAGTTTGTTCTCCAACGATTCACTATCGCTTGCAAGGAACTTATCAAGTGTACTCTGCTGGTCTCCCCAGTCTGTCTTCCATCCAACTTTTACCACTTCGTTCACGTGATACAACAAGACCTGATGCATCGTTTCCACTGGAGTGAATTGATCCTTATAATTGGCAATCTTGATCTTGATGGCATCCAACTTGTGCGTAGCGGTGTTTTGCTGCTCAGCGAGCCTACGTCGTTGCTCCGCAACGGTTGGCTTTCTCGCGTTTGCATCATCGAGTACCGTCTGAGCGGCTTGTTTGTCATGTTCCAGCTCGGTTAGAAGATCCGTCAATACTTTCGCTGGGTCCGGTGAGTAGATGGATTTCGCCGCAGTCACTTCAGCTACCACCTTCTTCTGGCCTTGCTCACGATAGCGGTCTCGTTCACGCAACTCATTAGCTGAAAACAAGATCGAGTTACCAATAGCTTGCAAAACGCGAACATACCGTCTTGTCATGGCTTTAGGCACATGCGGTTGACCGAATAAAGTGCTTTTTTCGTAACCATCCATGAATTCATCACCGAGCAGTCCTCGTAGGATGCCTTTACCTCCTCCAACAATAAGGCCATCGCTTCCGGGCGGTGAAGCCAAGCCCTCATGGTTGGCTAAGAAGAGTATTTTTTGTGCGAATTCCACTAAACTTTCGAGAAGCTGCTTTTGTTCATTGATATCCGCACCATTCCCCGCGCCGTTATGCAACTGTAGGTACCTCTCCGTTAGCGTGTGCAAGCCATCGGATAATCGTCCACGTCCAAATCCATTTGCCAAATCCCGGTTCACTTCCTCCACGACTTGAAAAACGGATCCCGGTCCAGACACTTCACTTCCTTCTATAAAACTATTGAGAAGCCCTAGCCGCACTATTCGTTTGGGATTAGCCGTATTAATTCCTTCGATCAACTTCTGGGCAACACTGTTCTTCGGAGCGGCATGTTTCTCCAAGCTGTCAAGGGTCAAAAGAAAAAGTGCCGTGTCCGAAGGCGTGCTGGATAGCGCTTGTTTCAAGATCGTCTCGAAGTGCGCGGAATTCTTTGTTACATTCTCTGTTGTCCATGCTATTCCCTTCGAATCACCGTCACATAGTCGTTTCCATTCACGCAGTAACGTATCCTCTAGTACCGAACAGGTGCCGTTGTCGCTTAAACGAGCTAAGGCTGATGCAATGAGACGCGGATTGGTAATTTTCATCACCAACTGAATCACCTTTTCTTTGAGGGCGTGATATCGGCCTGTCTCTTCCCGTTCCAAGCGTTCAATCCGCACCAGTAATCCCAAGCCTTCCTCCCATAGTTCGCGAGTTGCTTGTCGCACATCCCAATAGGCATCGGCTAGCTCCTTGGTTCTCTCATTCAGTTGACGGCAGGCTTCTTCGCCACGAGTGCCATCCACACACAATTTTCGGGTCTCCTTAGTAAGCTGCGTATCTTCATTTCCTTCACCCAAAAGCTTCCATACGGCTCGAAACGGCAACTTCTGATCATAAAGTTGATCTTTGGCGTTCTGTTTGTAGAATTGTGATCCCTTCCATTGATCAATGAGGTCAGGTTCTATTCCGCTCTTAAATTTGTATTTTGCTTTTCCTCCGTCACTCTCCTGACCCGCTTGGGCAAGCTTTTGGAACGCATCCATCAATCTTCCCACTCGTCGTATGGGGTCACCCGGCGTTTCCGCGGGAGGAACGAGCAGGTCTTTTTCATAGGCTTCCAACAGATCTTGAAGAAGAGGGGTAGTATCGAGGTCCTTTTTCTGTTTCAGACCTTTTGAGATAGAGGCAAATATCTTTTGATCGCGCTCCTTATTTAAATCATAGATTTTCGCTGCCCGACGCAATTGTTCCACTGCCTCTCTTAACTTTCTGCCATAGGGATCAAAATCTGGTGAATCTACATCTTCGTATAAGCTTAAGATTATATTTACGCTACGAGCATAGGGATTTTCAAAATGCGCTTGGCATGTCGGCGGCGGACCTTCGCGGACTTCTGTAATCCACTTCCATATTTTCTGAAGTGCCGGTTGAGGTTCAACCTCAGGTATGTAATCTTCTGCTGACGATACATACTGAGATCTGTACCAACTCTTGACTCTTTTGTCTCTATCTACGCATTTCTTAATGGTATCTTTGTCGTTGTCCTTGTCTTTGTCTTCTGCATAAGGCATCCCATTAGTGTGGGGCCATTCCAAAATGTCTCTTAACTGAAGCAACATCGGTTTGGCTGCAGTCGCCAAGGCCACCAATTGATGGAGTTGCACTTCTTCTTCGTTGACCAGCGCACCCTTATAGACATCGACATCTACAGTCAAGACTGCGCAGCCGACGAATAGGCCTCCGAGAAGAACTGTGACTCCTAGCCTTTTGACACCGTTCAATGTACGAGACGGATTCATGGCTTGGCTCCTTCTGTCGCCGAGAATTGCTCTTTCGCCGCCTCCAGCTGTGCCTCAATCAGTCGCTTTTCCGCTCGCACCTTCGTGATGGCTTCAAAGAGCAGTCCATTCAATGCTCGGCTGTCTTGATCGATCTTGGCTTGGCTGACGGCGCCCAAGGCTTCGTCCATGGCCTTGAAAAAATCCTCGGGATCGGAGCCCATTAGAATGACCAGACGATGATCCTTGGGCACTTCTCGAAACCCCTCCGGGCCGAATTGCATGAGGCGGCGTCCAATGGTCAGCCTAGATAATTGATCGCCTTCAGCCCTAGTCATGACAATCTTGCCGTCCTTTTTGCTAATCTCCACTGAACTTCCCAATGAGTCGATCAACTCGGCTGGAACCCAACCGGAACCGAAGCGCATCCAGCTGATAATACTGGCTTGCCCCCGTACCCGGACGCGATAGAGCGCCGGAGGAACTTGTTCCTGGGGATCGAACGAGCCGAGGTAGTACACCTGTTCGATGTCATGAGCAGGGATGATGGCCCCAACTCCCGTTCCGATCACCGCGCCCAGTGCCGCGTTTTGCGGGACGGAATTACAACCCGTGAGTAGACTCACGGCCAGTGGCAAGAACAACCAACAAGGGTTAAGGCGAAATGGTGTAGGCATTGTATGTCCTCTGTAAAATCCGAGCACACCATGCAAACTTTCTGAGACGGAACTGTATTTGTGGTAAGGAAATGTGCCGGGAAGTATTGTTATTTGTACTTGATTGAATGAACATTGAGCACTGCAGTTTCTTCCCCAGATACTTCGTTCAGTGAGCTCACTCAGCAAGGAACGGACCCAACGGAGATCAGATAAATAATGGGAATTTCTCAGAAATTGTGAGGTCGGGACGGAAGAGGATCGCCTTGAGCTGAATCGTTTTCGATTCGGGGCGTATCTGAATGGATTCATGGCTTCCTCGCGAAACCACTGGTCTCTTCAAGATGCCCCGCAGTCCTGAACCATCAGCGCTCTTCGAGGAACAGACGGTGCTCAATCGTGACGGGGATGGTAGCGCCGAAAAAAAGACAAAGATATGACTCGTAGGTTTGGGGGGATTCGGACCTATGATATAGGTAAATTAGGCCCTACATATAAATAGAGTCCATTGGAGCGACCATGATGGTTCAGCCCACGCGAAAGATACCATCCTTGAGGATTATGCCGGACCGTCAGATCTTGAATGTGAGAACGCAGTGTCTTGCGGCGGCAGGACTGCGTTGAGTTGAGCACGATGCGTCGCAACGCCAAAACTTAAGGGGTCGGATACCTTTATTTGGCCGTGCAGCGTGTAATCTCGACCTTAGGCCATCCCCAGGCAGCGGAGAATTTTCAGCGCGGATTCCAACGTAATGGTCGTCCGTTGCTGCTCGAAGGCATTGACCGTCGGCCCGCTGACTCCAGCTAGGACGGCCAACTTCTTCTGGCTCAGTTTCTGTTCCTTGCGGCGTCTTACCGCTTCTTCGACAAGGCCTTGCCAATCAAGGCGAAAGTTCCGTTCCATCGCGTTTCCATGTGGGTGAGAATTTCATCTCTTAACGCCTTGCTCCCGATCCTGCTTTTTGCCATGGCCTGCTTGCGTCTTTCGAGCTGGTCAGTGGCCATAGCCATGGCTTCCGTGGACAAACCGAACTCTTGTCCTAACCGGATCAGCGTTTGCGGCTTTAAGTTGCCTATGGGAAGGTTGGCGGCACCGTCGATCGACAAGGCGATCGTCTTGTAGCCATACAAGGACACCGATATGGCGTCGTAAGCGGGCGATAACCGCAAGCCGGCATCGGTACAAAACATGGCGAAGTTCTTCAGATGCATATCGGTATTGCCGAGCAGGAGTCCGGCGAGGATGCGCAGGTAGAGTCGATAAATTTCAGCGGG
The nucleotide sequence above comes from Candidatus Nitrospira nitrificans. Encoded proteins:
- the dop gene encoding depupylase/deamidase Dop, with the translated sequence MPDHTSTNRLRVLGTETEFGIAAKDPSAMDPVSGSFAVIGQYPGLPAPAALWDYEHENPLVDARGFEVEGERERPNPDYNRQLNKVLANGGRLYVDGAHPEYSTPECSNAREVVAFERVGERILAQCLQELARVRGSEQYILYKNNSDGKGNSYGYHENYLVSRAVPFDRIVRVLTPFFVTRPIFAGAGKVGAENQTSPAEYQISQRADFFECLMDLNTMVKRPIVNTRDEPHADAARFRRLHVITGDANMAELSTYLKVGTLDIVLDLLESGADLPQLELDEPVRVFKQVSRDLEVKETLKLTGGRPTTALAVQRAYLSAAKTFYASQAHSPTTQDVLRRWEDVLNQLDRDPRLLVNALDWVAKRHMIESYMERKGVGWDDPRMKLMDLQYHDVRPDKGLFYTLERSRLIERIVEEEEIQRAELHPPTGTRAYFRGRCVSKFSKALYGASWTSVLFDVGNTTIKKVPLMDPHRGTQALTQELLDTTDSVDALIEKLKV
- the prcB gene encoding proteasome subunit beta, which codes for MKLPYLPDHDGSSFFDFVSTHHPELALRSPGMAPVSDQVRAVGPVAVPSATTVLALKYQQGVVIAGDRRATEGFQIADRRIEKVFKIDGWSAMAIAGAAGPCIEMAKLFQTELEHYEKLEGMPLSCEGKANKLGQMVKANLPMVFQGLVVMPLYVGYDENRGEGRIFKYDITGGRYEESDYHAIGSGGKDARNTMREHFQRQLSEGDAIRLALLALYNAADDDVGTGGPDLVRGIYPTAKVVTAQGIADVSDDTLRAVCNDVMAARRSRET
- the prcA gene encoding proteasome subunit alpha: MPMPYYVSPEQMMQDKAEYAKKGIAKGRSIIVMEYVDGILLTADNPSASLHKVSEIYDNIAFAGAGKYSEFENLRKAGIRHADLKGFMYSREDVTARSLANGYSQSLGTVFSQEMKPLEVEILVVQAGTNTHPNEIYRISFDGSIIDEKNFAVIGGKSEAVQAILKEKSPSQAPPLDAALKLCVMALEQTANQKLQPEGLEVAVLDRTRAGRKFRRLSITDTRPILSP
- the pafA gene encoding Pup--protein ligase translates to MKQRIYGLENEYGLIFSPNGRIYLPMEKVLGYIFEGLIPNSWPSNAFLVNGARFYQDTGCHPEYSTPECDNIVDLVVHDKAGERLLEACLPAAEERLREEGLSGEIYIFKNNTDSLGNTYGCHENFLMRRDVDFWKVTEQLIPFFVTRQVFSGAGKVLKVSGKPQYFISQRAQHIHEKTSSSTTSSRSIINTRDEPHSDAERYRRLHIIVGDSNMSEYATYLKVGTAALVLSMIEDGYTVHGLELEDPVKAIREVSRDPTLKKKVKLDDGRQMTAIEIQLAYLKRAKEYLNQQAHEPILDDVWGKWERMLEQLEEDPMQLVHQVDWVTKKHLIQSYVDKKNCGWDDPRVFLLDLQFHDVKRTRGLYYLMESRGLIERVVEEEAVQRAMSTPPQTTRAKVRGDFIRFARAKNRSYTVDWTYLKLNGYWEETILCMDPFSAVNRRVEELISQVSGGKFYR
- a CDS encoding M23 family metallopeptidase, with product MKSSWDLLPSRRARPVQCLLGLALLIAGCLPVDLCAGSLPVGQGAHGHYTGKQGDIIVVKVPVDDPATGVQGKFLGRSISFFSDMRLDEPKGFVGLLGIDLQDEPGTHELTVELKTGEHSRTLTYSVSVAKGRFHVEHLTLPKDKVDLDDKSVVRWKAEQEQVKTGLAGDSPTRIWQPGFVEPVNGKRTGIFGSVRVMNGQPRNPHNGEDIGAPFGTDVLATNDGVVRLTVDHIFSGKGLFLDHGLGFYSMYFHLSEVLVKDGDQVKAGQIVGKVGATGRATGPHLHWGVKLNGARVNPYALLDLPFKGAVQSAAPVSVTQPASGAGSPAP
- a CDS encoding helix-turn-helix transcriptional regulator gives rise to the protein MERNFRLDWQGLVEEAVRRRKEQKLSQKKLAVLAGVSGPTVNAFEQQRTTITLESALKILRCLGMA
- a CDS encoding HipA domain-containing protein, with the protein product MHLKNFAMFCTDAGLRLSPAYDAISVSLYGYKTIALSIDGAANLPIGNLKPQTLIRLGQEFGLSTEAMAMATDQLERRKQAMAKSRIGSKALRDEILTHMETRWNGTFALIGKALSKKR